From the genome of Papaver somniferum cultivar HN1 chromosome 2, ASM357369v1, whole genome shotgun sequence, one region includes:
- the LOC113351715 gene encoding uncharacterized protein LOC113351715, which produces MGSKAWIVATSMAVVEVLKDQGFCRWNYALRSINQHTKIGNDIRSSISQAKRQFLSSFPEMKSNNDSSKNNIMNKDGNGDLSDDRVTIRKKHKQEALRNVMYMVDMV; this is translated from the coding sequence ATGGGTAGTAAAGCATGGATTGTAGCGACTAGCATGGCAGTAGTAGAAGTTTTGAAAGATCAAGGCTTTTGCAGATGGAATTATGCTCTTCGTTCTATCAACCAGCATACAAAGATTGGTAATGATATCAGATCATCAATTTCTCAAGCCAAAAGACAATTCCTTTCTTCCTTTCCAGAGATGAAGAGTAATAATGACAGTAGTAAGAATAATATTATGAACAAAGATGGAAATGGAGATTTAAGTGATGATCGTGTCACCATCAGGAAGAAGCATAAGCAAGAGGCGCTGAGGAATGTTATGTACATGGTCGACATGGTTTGA
- the LOC113348658 gene encoding uncharacterized protein LOC113348658 — protein MFSMKPCKCQLQSPFTFNPMFQKLQSRTQSFQSHRKQATKDVDRGSRKLVMVVRGSQSEEEAVNKDQERKSFLSLEEAGLVEMSGLSTHERFLCRLTISSLNLLRVVSEQEGVPIEELNAGKLCDWFMKDKLKREQNLGSAVLQWDDSNLPF, from the exons ATGTTTTCCATGAAACCCTGTAAATGCCAATTACAATCACCATTTACTTTTAACCCAATGTTTCAAAAGCTTCAAAGTCGCACACAATCGTTCCAGTCCCATCGGAAGCAAG CCACGAAAGATGTCGACCGGGGCAGTAGAAAGCTTGTAATGGTAGTCAGAGGGAGTCAATCTGAGGAAGAAGCGGTGAACAAGGACCAAGAAAGAAAAAGTTTTTTAAGTTTAGAAGAGGCCGGGTTAGTTGAAATGTCTGGTTTAAGCACCCACGAGCGCTTTCTTTGTCGATTAACG ATCTCGTCGTTAAATTTGCTTAGAGTGGTGTCAGAGCAAGAAGGTGTTCCAATCGAAGAGCTTAACGCAGGAAAACTTTGTGACTGGTTCATGAAGGACAAGCTTAAAAGAGAGCAAAATTTAGGCTCTGCGGTACTTCAATGGGATGATTCTAATTTGCCATTTTGA
- the LOC113348659 gene encoding vesicle-associated protein 4-1-like isoform X2, with the protein MEVVHGKPPSSEGKVWNLCKMPFWQPARSLLPTRRRLRLDPANKLYFPYEPGKQVRSAIRIKNTSKSHAAFKFQTNAPKSCFMRPPGGILAPGESIVVTVFKFVEHPEEEKQTEQKCKVKFKIVSLKVAEGMEYVPELFDEQKDHVAVEQILRVVFLDIEKTSPAMEKLKRQLAEAEEAVETRKKPPEDTGPRIVGEGLVIDEWKERRERYLARQQVEGVDSV; encoded by the exons atgGAAGTAGTTCATGGAAAACCTCCTTCAAGTGAAGGAAAGGTTTGGAATCTCTGCAAAATGCCTTTCTGGCAACCTG CGAGATCTCTTCTCCCTACTAGGCGCAGGCTTCGTCTTGATCCAGCTAACAAGCTTTACTTCCCCT ATGAACCTGGTAAACAAGTGAGAAGTGCAATAAGGATTAAAAACACTAGCAAGTCTCATGCAGCTTTCAAG TTTCAAACAAATGCGCCTAAAAGTTGCTTCATGCGCCCACCTGGTGGTATACTTGCTCCTGGTGAAAGTATTGTTGTAACCG TTTTCAAATTCGTGGAGCATCCAGAGGAAGAGAAACAAACTGAGCAGAAGTGCAAAGTTAAGTTTAAGATTGTCAGCCTAAAAGTTGCAGAAGGGATGGAATATGTACCCGAGCTG TTCGATGAGCAAAAGGATCACGTAGCAGTTGAACAAATTTTGCGAGTCGTGTTCTTGGACATTGAGAAAACAAGCCCT GCAATGGAAAAACTGAAACGACAGTTGGCCGAGGCTGAGGAAGCTGTTGAAACGCGCAAGAAACCTCCAGAAGACACTGGTCCACGGATCGTTGGAGAAGGACTGGTGATAGATGAATGG AAAGAGCGAAGGGAAAGATACTTGGCTAGACAGCAAGTTGAAGGGGTTGATTCAGTTTAA
- the LOC113348659 gene encoding vesicle-associated protein 4-1-like isoform X1 produces the protein MEVVHGKPPSSEGKVWNLCKMPFWQPGNSSSSSSNTTTSSSLTSQNRQQHNQNQQQIDQGTHSMNTVSSVARSLLPTRRRLRLDPANKLYFPYEPGKQVRSAIRIKNTSKSHAAFKFQTNAPKSCFMRPPGGILAPGESIVVTVFKFVEHPEEEKQTEQKCKVKFKIVSLKVAEGMEYVPELFDEQKDHVAVEQILRVVFLDIEKTSPAMEKLKRQLAEAEEAVETRKKPPEDTGPRIVGEGLVIDEWKERRERYLARQQVEGVDSV, from the exons atgGAAGTAGTTCATGGAAAACCTCCTTCAAGTGAAGGAAAGGTTTGGAATCTCTGCAAAATGCCTTTCTGGCAACCTGGTAActcctcatcttcatcttctaatACTACTACTTCAAGTTCGTTGACTTCACAAAATCGTCAACAACATAATCAGAACCAGCAGCAGATTGATCAAGGAACTCATTCTATGAATACTGTTTCTTCTGTAGCGAGATCTCTTCTCCCTACTAGGCGCAGGCTTCGTCTTGATCCAGCTAACAAGCTTTACTTCCCCT ATGAACCTGGTAAACAAGTGAGAAGTGCAATAAGGATTAAAAACACTAGCAAGTCTCATGCAGCTTTCAAG TTTCAAACAAATGCGCCTAAAAGTTGCTTCATGCGCCCACCTGGTGGTATACTTGCTCCTGGTGAAAGTATTGTTGTAACCG TTTTCAAATTCGTGGAGCATCCAGAGGAAGAGAAACAAACTGAGCAGAAGTGCAAAGTTAAGTTTAAGATTGTCAGCCTAAAAGTTGCAGAAGGGATGGAATATGTACCCGAGCTG TTCGATGAGCAAAAGGATCACGTAGCAGTTGAACAAATTTTGCGAGTCGTGTTCTTGGACATTGAGAAAACAAGCCCT GCAATGGAAAAACTGAAACGACAGTTGGCCGAGGCTGAGGAAGCTGTTGAAACGCGCAAGAAACCTCCAGAAGACACTGGTCCACGGATCGTTGGAGAAGGACTGGTGATAGATGAATGG AAAGAGCGAAGGGAAAGATACTTGGCTAGACAGCAAGTTGAAGGGGTTGATTCAGTTTAA